One region of Campylobacter concisus genomic DNA includes:
- a CDS encoding efflux RND transporter permease subunit — protein sequence MFSRFFINRPIFATVISIIIVIAGFMGIKGLPIEEYPSLTPPTVSVSATYSGADAQTIADSVASAIEDQINGVENMLYMQSTSSSAGTMNISVYFKIGSSSKQATIDVNNRVQAALSRLPQEVQNMGVTVRERSGSILQVVGFTNPNMDLIELYNYVNLNIADEIKRVSGIGDTVLIGTKEYSMRIWLKPDRLAHFKLTPSDVISQVKIQNSQYAAGKIGEQPSDGGNPYVYSVRTDGRLKNATQFGDIIIKSSDGSVLKLKDVATIELGAASYANDAMLNGKPVIPLLLFLQNDANALATANAVKEKLNELKKTYPVGLEHTIAYNPTEFIDVSIDEVIKTFIEAMVLVLIVMYFFLKSFRATIIPMLAVPVSIIGTFGGLYVMGFSINLITLFALILAIGIVVDDAIIVIENVERILHEDKDISVKDATFKAMEEVQTPVISIVLVLCAVFVPVSFMEGFVGVIQKQFALTLVVSVCISGFVALTLTPALCAVMLKKQESKPFWIVQKFNDFFDFSTRLFTAGVAKILRHIIISFIVIGILGFATYKLFDAVPKGLVPSEDKGALMVITSLPPSTNMLKTKEEVVSISNAILSNPNVEFTMAFAGYDILASSLRENSAVSFIKLKDWSERKGANNGADTLAGQFNGMLWSSKNSMTFVVNLPPIMGLSMTGGFEMYLQNKSGKSYNEIEADARKVSAIANARPELTNVRTTLETNYRQFKITVDKEKAKLFGVSESEIFSTVAATFGSYYINDFNLAGKSYRVYARAEESFRNNPEDLRKIFVRSYDGGMVPLNSVATLTRTIGPDIVDRFNLFPSAKIMGDPKTGYTSGDAIRAIQEVVNDTLSSEDYAISWAGTAYQEVNSQGTGTVAFIFGMIFVFLILAAQYERWLIPLAVITAVPFAVFGSLLAVWIRGLTNDIYFEIGLLLLIGLAAKNAILIVEFAMQERDSGKSIFDSAINAARLRFRPIVMTSIAFTLGVFPMVISTGAGAASRHSLGTGVVGGMIASTTIAIFFVPMFYYLLENLNEKYWKKGAKKDEK from the coding sequence ATGTTTTCAAGATTTTTCATAAACCGCCCGATATTTGCGACTGTTATATCTATCATCATAGTTATAGCAGGTTTTATGGGTATCAAGGGGCTTCCTATAGAGGAGTATCCAAGTCTTACTCCGCCTACTGTCTCTGTAAGTGCGACATATAGCGGTGCTGATGCGCAGACTATCGCCGACTCAGTAGCAAGTGCGATCGAAGATCAGATAAATGGTGTAGAAAATATGCTCTATATGCAAAGCACATCAAGCTCAGCAGGTACTATGAATATAAGCGTATATTTTAAGATCGGCTCATCGTCAAAACAAGCTACGATCGATGTAAATAACCGCGTGCAAGCCGCCCTCTCAAGATTGCCCCAAGAAGTGCAAAATATGGGCGTAACAGTGCGTGAAAGAAGTGGTTCGATCCTTCAAGTTGTTGGCTTTACAAATCCAAATATGGATTTGATTGAACTATATAACTATGTAAATTTAAATATTGCTGATGAGATAAAAAGGGTTAGTGGTATAGGTGATACAGTATTGATAGGCACTAAAGAGTATTCTATGAGAATTTGGCTAAAGCCAGATAGACTAGCTCATTTTAAACTAACTCCAAGTGACGTCATTTCTCAAGTAAAAATTCAAAACTCACAATACGCTGCTGGCAAGATAGGCGAACAGCCATCAGATGGTGGCAACCCTTATGTTTATTCTGTTCGTACCGATGGACGTCTTAAAAATGCAACTCAGTTTGGCGATATAATAATTAAAAGTTCTGATGGATCAGTATTGAAGCTAAAAGATGTAGCTACCATAGAGCTTGGAGCAGCTAGCTATGCTAACGACGCGATGTTAAACGGCAAACCGGTTATTCCTCTTTTGCTATTTTTACAAAACGATGCGAATGCTCTTGCTACCGCAAATGCTGTAAAAGAAAAGCTTAACGAGTTAAAGAAAACTTATCCTGTTGGCCTAGAGCACACCATAGCTTACAATCCAACAGAATTTATAGATGTTTCAATTGATGAGGTTATAAAAACTTTTATTGAAGCGATGGTACTCGTCTTAATCGTAATGTACTTTTTCTTAAAAAGTTTTCGTGCAACTATCATCCCAATGCTTGCTGTGCCAGTTTCTATCATAGGTACATTTGGCGGACTTTATGTGATGGGCTTTAGTATAAATTTGATCACGCTTTTTGCCCTGATCCTTGCCATCGGTATCGTCGTAGATGACGCTATTATCGTCATAGAAAATGTCGAGAGAATTTTACATGAAGATAAAGATATAAGCGTAAAAGACGCCACATTTAAGGCGATGGAAGAGGTGCAAACTCCAGTCATCTCTATCGTGCTCGTACTTTGTGCGGTTTTCGTACCAGTTTCATTTATGGAGGGCTTTGTTGGCGTTATACAAAAGCAATTTGCGCTAACACTTGTTGTTTCTGTTTGTATCTCAGGCTTTGTTGCTCTTACTCTTACGCCAGCGCTTTGTGCGGTTATGCTTAAGAAACAAGAGAGTAAGCCATTTTGGATAGTTCAGAAATTTAACGACTTCTTTGACTTTAGCACCAGACTCTTTACGGCTGGAGTGGCTAAAATTTTAAGGCATATTATTATTAGCTTTATTGTAATTGGTATTTTAGGATTTGCCACTTATAAGCTATTTGATGCTGTGCCAAAAGGACTTGTGCCTTCAGAAGACAAGGGTGCCTTAATGGTTATCACCTCACTTCCGCCTTCAACAAATATGCTAAAGACAAAAGAAGAAGTAGTCTCGATTAGCAACGCCATTTTAAGCAATCCAAATGTTGAGTTCACTATGGCTTTTGCAGGTTATGACATACTAGCTAGCTCGCTTAGGGAAAATTCAGCCGTTAGCTTTATAAAGCTAAAAGATTGGAGTGAGAGAAAAGGTGCTAACAATGGAGCTGATACATTGGCTGGCCAGTTTAATGGTATGCTTTGGAGCTCTAAAAACTCAATGACATTTGTTGTAAATTTACCACCTATTATGGGTCTTTCAATGACTGGTGGCTTTGAGATGTATCTGCAAAATAAAAGCGGCAAGAGCTACAATGAGATAGAAGCAGACGCTAGAAAAGTATCAGCAATAGCCAATGCAAGGCCTGAACTAACAAATGTCAGAACCACGCTTGAGACAAATTATCGTCAGTTTAAGATAACAGTTGATAAAGAAAAAGCTAAATTATTTGGTGTAAGTGAGAGCGAAATTTTTAGCACGGTAGCAGCTACTTTTGGCTCTTACTATATAAATGACTTCAATCTTGCTGGTAAATCTTACCGAGTATATGCAAGAGCTGAGGAAAGTTTTAGAAATAATCCTGAGGATCTAAGAAAAATTTTCGTCCGCTCATATGATGGCGGCATGGTGCCACTAAATTCAGTAGCAACACTTACAAGAACGATCGGACCTGACATTGTTGATAGATTTAACCTCTTTCCATCAGCTAAGATCATGGGCGATCCAAAAACTGGCTATACATCAGGTGATGCGATAAGGGCGATCCAAGAGGTCGTAAATGACACGCTAAGCAGCGAGGACTACGCTATAAGCTGGGCAGGAACTGCGTATCAAGAGGTAAATTCTCAAGGAACAGGCACGGTCGCCTTTATCTTTGGTATGATCTTTGTCTTTTTGATCCTTGCAGCTCAGTACGAAAGATGGCTCATTCCACTTGCGGTCATCACAGCTGTACCATTTGCGGTATTTGGCTCATTGCTAGCAGTCTGGATAAGAGGGCTAACAAACGATATCTACTTTGAGATCGGACTCTTGTTGCTTATTGGTCTGGCGGCTAAAAATGCCATTTTGATCGTAGAATTTGCAATGCAAGAGCGTGATAGCGGTAAGAGCATATTTGACTCAGCGATAAATGCAGCTAGACTTCGCTTTAGACCAATTGTAATGACATCAATCGCATTTACTCTTGGCGTCTTCCCGATGGTTATAAGCACAGGCGCAGGCGCTGCATCTCGCCACTCATTAGGAACTGGCGTGGTTGGTGGTATGATCGCTTCTACGACGATAGCTATATTTTTTGTGCCAATGTTTTATTATTTGCTTGAAAATTTAAATGAGAAATACTGGAAAAAGGGAGCAAAAAAAGATGAAAAATAA
- a CDS encoding efflux transporter outer membrane subunit, with translation MKNKAFILITAAFLAGCSFRPDMPNVDTNFTSTYTYETSDIRDLWWREFNDENLNALVESALEKNTNLRVAYLNLEKAKASLGIAEADLLPSINLNIGYEKAKSSGETYTKQPQTRYRKSDINLGLNYEIDLWGRVRNNVAAAEESLNATKFDYDSARLSISSSVAKSYFALVSLNMQEAVLRETLKTYEDTLALRKTQLDLGSINEMTYLQSKAAVESAKTNLTSILNAKSKAITSLTILTGKSNNEILNGAVTSSQNLPTSPEISAGISSEILLRRSDVARALADLKATNALVGVARAEYFPSISLTGLFGFSSIDFENIFVGNANTWSIGGSLAQKIFDFGRTKNNVAVAKTNEQIAAVNYEAAVKSALGEVRDALVSRQNAKISLEQVKNLLKSQQRIYSLAKEQYDAGYIGHLELLDAQRNLLQAKLQDVSAKLDEVDSAVEVYRAFGGGFKLEK, from the coding sequence ATGAAAAATAAGGCGTTTATACTTATAACGGCGGCGTTTTTAGCTGGTTGCTCATTTCGTCCAGATATGCCAAACGTGGATACAAATTTCACATCTACTTACACTTATGAGACAAGCGATATAAGGGATCTTTGGTGGAGAGAATTTAACGATGAAAATTTAAATGCTCTAGTTGAAAGTGCGCTTGAGAAAAATACAAATTTACGTGTTGCTTATTTAAATTTAGAGAAAGCAAAAGCAAGCCTTGGCATAGCTGAGGCGGATTTGCTTCCTAGTATAAATTTAAATATAGGCTACGAAAAAGCAAAAAGTAGCGGGGAAACATATACTAAACAACCACAAACTCGTTATAGAAAATCAGATATAAATTTAGGATTAAACTATGAGATTGATCTTTGGGGTAGAGTAAGAAATAATGTAGCAGCAGCCGAAGAAAGTCTAAATGCAACCAAATTTGACTACGATAGCGCGAGACTAAGTATCAGCTCAAGTGTTGCAAAAAGCTACTTTGCGTTAGTTTCATTAAATATGCAAGAAGCTGTGCTAAGAGAGACTCTAAAAACTTATGAAGATACACTAGCGCTTCGCAAAACACAGCTTGATCTTGGAAGTATAAATGAGATGACTTATTTGCAAAGTAAGGCAGCAGTAGAAAGCGCTAAGACCAATCTTACTTCTATATTAAATGCAAAGTCAAAGGCTATTACCTCACTAACTATCTTGACTGGTAAAAGTAATAATGAAATTTTAAATGGAGCTGTTACTAGCTCACAAAATTTACCAACTTCTCCCGAGATAAGTGCTGGCATTAGCTCTGAAATTTTGCTAAGAAGAAGCGATGTAGCAAGGGCACTGGCTGATTTAAAAGCTACAAATGCTCTTGTTGGTGTTGCAAGGGCTGAGTATTTTCCAAGCATTTCACTGACTGGACTTTTTGGCTTTTCAAGTATTGATTTTGAAAATATCTTTGTTGGAAATGCCAATACATGGAGCATAGGGGGCTCTTTAGCACAGAAAATTTTTGATTTTGGTAGGACAAAAAATAATGTAGCAGTGGCTAAAACAAATGAACAAATTGCCGCTGTTAATTATGAAGCAGCGGTAAAATCGGCTCTTGGCGAAGTAAGAGATGCGCTTGTTTCAAGGCAAAATGCAAAAATTTCTTTGGAACAAGTGAAAAATTTGCTAAAATCCCAACAAAGAATTTACTCGCTTGCTAAAGAGCAATATGATGCTGGCTATATTGGACATTTAGAGCTTCTTGATGCACAGAGAAATTTGCTTCAGGCAAAATTACAAGACGTCTCAGCAAAGCTTGATGAGGTCGATAGTGCAGTCGAAGTTTATAGAGCTTTTGGTGGCGGTTTTAAGTTAGAAAAATAA
- a CDS encoding tRNA 2-selenouridine synthase produces MNSLTSLCKILRFLIIYFKNLFMKFTAFILLLLTSIFLIACSANQANKKISNSELENLAKQYGGVYIFNQKFVDEIERREKERSDYMDDFFRNNKRNFKRADLEIMDQKLPQTLSNGKRYYENSTDYENQTKKKIKIPTQYKEKVINFIGIDNYNKYKPGFDLGYFCIDKEGNIEVIDMTVDYYIVKTDYGLFGDEGMGISFSKKSIVPVSGGNKFILINNKFIKANKDK; encoded by the coding sequence ATGAACTCCTTGACTTCATTATGTAAAATTCTTAGATTTTTGATTATTTATTTTAAAAATTTATTTATGAAATTTACCGCATTTATATTACTACTTCTAACAAGTATATTCTTAATAGCTTGCTCAGCTAATCAAGCAAACAAAAAGATAAGTAACTCTGAGCTAGAAAACTTAGCTAAACAATATGGTGGAGTATATATATTTAATCAAAAATTTGTTGATGAGATAGAGAGAAGAGAAAAAGAAAGAAGCGATTATATGGATGATTTCTTTAGAAATAACAAAAGAAATTTTAAAAGAGCTGATCTAGAAATCATGGATCAAAAACTCCCTCAAACCCTCTCAAATGGTAAAAGATATTATGAAAATTCAACAGACTATGAAAACCAAACCAAAAAAAAGATAAAAATTCCAACACAATACAAAGAAAAGGTTATAAATTTTATAGGTATAGATAATTACAACAAATATAAACCAGGATTTGATCTAGGTTATTTTTGTATAGATAAAGAAGGCAATATCGAAGTAATAGATATGACAGTTGATTACTATATTGTAAAAACAGATTATGGACTATTTGGTGATGAAGGAATGGGAATAAGCTTTAGTAAAAAAAGTATAGTTCCAGTAAGCGGTGGAAACAAATTCATTCTAA